The following proteins come from a genomic window of Caloramator mitchellensis:
- a CDS encoding 2-oxoacid:acceptor oxidoreductase family protein, producing MGKLVEIRWHGRGGQGAKTASLLLAEVAFNTGKYIQGFPEYGPERMGAPITAYNRISDDPISIHSNIYEPDYVVVVDETLIKSVPVTAGLKENGAVIVNTAKSPEEIKKELNYNGKVYTIDARKISEETLGAYFPNTPMLAAVVKITEVIPVDVFLNDIEASFKHKFANKPQVVPKNMEAVKRALEEVKGNE from the coding sequence ATGGGTAAGCTTGTTGAAATTCGTTGGCACGGTCGTGGTGGACAAGGTGCTAAGACAGCTTCATTATTACTTGCAGAAGTAGCTTTTAATACTGGAAAGTATATTCAAGGTTTCCCAGAATACGGTCCAGAAAGAATGGGTGCACCAATTACTGCTTATAACAGAATTAGTGATGACCCAATATCAATCCACAGCAATATCTACGAACCAGATTATGTAGTTGTTGTTGATGAAACATTAATTAAGTCAGTTCCAGTTACAGCAGGATTAAAGGAAAATGGTGCAGTTATAGTTAATACTGCAAAATCACCAGAAGAAATTAAAAAAGAATTGAATTACAATGGAAAGGTTTATACAATTGACGCAAGAAAGATTTCAGAAGAAACACTTGGGGCTTACTTCCCAAATACTCCAATGCTTGCTGCAGTTGTAAAGATTACAGAAGTTATCCCAGTTGATGTATTCTTAAATGACATCGAAGCTTCATTCAAGCACAAGTTTGCTAATAAGCCACAGGTTGTTCCAAAGAACATGGAGGCTGTTAAGAGAGCACTTGAGGAGGTGAAGGGAAATGAATAA
- a CDS encoding pro-sigmaK processing inhibitor BofA family protein, which translates to MVLDQNVVNYLLIVALLLLIVISMKMKNLIVIKVLIKTAIGGLIIFAINLVLAVFKFAIPLNIINSFFVGVLGIPGFGLILMIKYFIYP; encoded by the coding sequence ATGGTTCTTGATCAAAACGTAGTTAATTATTTATTGATTGTAGCACTATTACTACTTATTGTAATTTCAATGAAGATGAAAAATTTGATTGTAATTAAGGTGTTAATTAAAACAGCAATTGGCGGACTAATAATATTTGCAATAAATTTGGTGCTGGCTGTATTCAAATTTGCAATACCACTGAATATTATAAACTCGTTTTTCGTAGGCGTTTTAGGCATACCAGGTTTCGGCTTAATACTCATGATAAAATACTTCATTTATCCTTAG
- a CDS encoding CBS domain-containing protein, producing the protein MVKNILSNDFIKLRVDESVNDALTKMEEKKKSVAVVVDGDDNLKGIIVKADIYRFLKETGHFAVYPVEIAMTKKVITAKEEDSIVDVAKLLRQNNVSAIPIVKGNKVIGLIALEDIVDRFIEENS; encoded by the coding sequence ATGGTGAAAAACATATTATCAAATGATTTTATAAAATTAAGGGTGGATGAGTCTGTAAATGACGCTCTTACAAAAATGGAAGAGAAAAAGAAGAGCGTTGCTGTTGTGGTTGATGGAGATGACAATTTGAAGGGCATAATAGTTAAAGCGGATATTTATAGATTTTTAAAGGAAACAGGGCACTTTGCAGTATATCCTGTTGAAATTGCTATGACAAAAAAAGTAATAACTGCAAAAGAAGAAGATAGTATTGTTGATGTTGCTAAGTTGCTAAGACAAAATAACGTGTCAGCAATTCCAATTGTTAAAGGGAATAAAGTAATCGGATTGATTGCACTGGAAGATATTGTAGATAGATTTATTGAAGAAAATAGTTAG
- a CDS encoding tetratricopeptide repeat protein, with translation MKIGRNDLCPCGSGKKFKKCCIDKIDVIPQVVDITNWIKSLWSYEEVSEMSNEKIISTLKNMGILFDKEAFLADIEKFLSAEGISENWFRTFNVTAKGRDGDFPLLAAWVLWERLAPKNILSMEQMSDLIDRGFEYLDEDESILACETWLKVWEGIKYRIRPEFEDLEYLDKEYGGSFFVRDFCQDLEGELYNAGLDDPKYFEKRIEYCQEFLRYFPKEDKDIIFNMRRAIAESYFKLNKLEEAINEFEKILDDFPNNPWSYIAYADMYCLDKSDIYDIDKAREIYNKGLAVAKTREDKIIIKERLKDLGRL, from the coding sequence ATGAAAATAGGAAGAAATGATTTATGCCCATGTGGAAGTGGCAAGAAGTTTAAAAAATGCTGTATTGATAAAATAGATGTAATACCACAAGTTGTTGACATTACAAATTGGATAAAAAGTTTATGGTCTTATGAAGAAGTAAGCGAGATGAGCAATGAGAAAATTATTAGCACACTAAAAAATATGGGTATTCTGTTTGACAAAGAAGCTTTTTTGGCTGATATAGAGAAGTTTTTGTCAGCAGAAGGGATATCTGAAAATTGGTTTAGAACTTTTAATGTGACTGCTAAAGGAAGAGACGGAGATTTTCCTTTACTTGCAGCTTGGGTTTTATGGGAGAGATTAGCGCCCAAAAATATTTTGTCTATGGAACAAATGTCTGATTTGATTGACAGAGGGTTTGAATATTTAGACGAGGATGAGTCAATTTTAGCTTGTGAAACATGGCTTAAGGTATGGGAAGGTATAAAATACAGGATAAGACCAGAATTTGAAGATCTTGAGTATTTGGACAAAGAATATGGTGGCAGCTTTTTTGTTAGAGATTTTTGCCAAGATTTAGAAGGTGAGTTGTATAATGCAGGTTTAGACGATCCCAAATATTTTGAAAAGAGGATTGAATATTGCCAAGAATTTTTGAGATATTTTCCAAAGGAAGATAAAGATATAATTTTTAATATGAGAAGGGCAATAGCAGAGTCGTATTTTAAACTTAATAAATTAGAAGAAGCAATAAATGAATTCGAAAAAATATTGGACGATTTTCCTAATAATCCATGGAGCTATATAGCTTATGCTGATATGTATTGTTTAGATAAAAGCGATATATATGATATAGATAAAGCGAGAGAAATATACAATAAAGGTCTTGCTGTAGCTAAGACTAGAGAAGATAAGATAATAATAAAAGAAAGATTGAAGGATTTAGGAAGATTGTGA
- a CDS encoding helix-turn-helix transcriptional regulator, translated as MKQYPNMIMENKDLVEFIQKHSNINGKEYRNVIELMQIFINLYKTVDYTVVKRNIRRLRKERGIKKSVLAEKAGLSEGVYINLENVSYKYKPTLQMIIKLAYAFDCSLYDFIMPLEDEEKGISYKSLG; from the coding sequence ATGAAACAATACCCAAACATGATTATGGAAAATAAAGATTTGGTTGAATTTATTCAAAAACACAGTAATATTAATGGTAAGGAGTATAGAAACGTAATCGAACTGATGCAAATATTTATCAATTTATATAAGACTGTAGATTATACTGTGGTAAAAAGAAACATCAGAAGATTAAGAAAAGAAAGAGGAATTAAAAAAAGTGTTCTAGCAGAAAAAGCAGGATTATCAGAAGGAGTTTATATAAACCTTGAAAACGTATCTTATAAATATAAACCCACACTTCAAATGATAATAAAACTTGCTTATGCATTTGATTGCTCATTATATGATTTTATTATGCCTTTAGAAGATGAAGAAAAAGGAATAAGTTATAAAAGTTTAGGTTGA
- a CDS encoding carbon-nitrogen hydrolase family protein — protein sequence MKIGLFLQDTTLTKKKKDKIFYETLNLARENNLDLLVFPEHFYCPEDEKLDEYAFLSHAYEENSEECDRDKIIDIFRNYAKIANCPILASRADKYNFIYALYVSPFEENIKLYGKHIATNYSVFDLADYEESVEEIFMPIDYKGYKIGVTICYDSNKPLFSRFYKAYGDIDILINLTGGHVDYKKWSIYQKARALENKCYNLCTMAYYDEEKRNKSYVFAFDGFGKKLSYKILNKRISSDYNNDMPNGLYMFEVDKKSNTFEKFKLDKAEDDEFLDSNSSINKKIDINLSKTDILKLLNNKNKIDNCLYLVKKDNHNLILLDLKEHMVEEPILIESLMYSKKLKGISNKKYIIINRWDKLDEDYYKKKLSTILKARAAENFCIVILMSDIKDECIQVGLNKNIQIVKCVAGKYGLDLSRSTGPESFWKNDVIKGIKKCWREKYEFLIDYLRDNKKQTIKIR from the coding sequence ATGAAAATAGGTTTATTTTTACAAGATACAACTTTAACTAAAAAGAAAAAAGATAAGATTTTTTATGAAACACTTAATTTAGCAAGAGAAAATAATTTAGATCTACTTGTTTTCCCTGAACATTTTTATTGCCCTGAAGATGAAAAATTAGATGAATATGCATTTTTAAGCCATGCCTATGAAGAAAACAGCGAAGAATGTGATCGGGATAAAATAATAGATATATTTAGAAATTATGCAAAAATTGCTAATTGTCCAATTTTAGCGAGTAGGGCAGATAAATATAATTTTATATACGCATTGTATGTTTCACCATTTGAGGAAAATATAAAACTGTATGGTAAACATATAGCAACTAATTATTCAGTGTTTGATTTAGCAGATTATGAAGAATCTGTAGAAGAAATATTTATGCCCATAGATTATAAAGGATATAAAATAGGAGTTACTATTTGTTATGATTCAAATAAGCCACTATTTTCGAGATTTTATAAAGCATATGGAGACATAGATATTTTAATCAATTTAACTGGTGGTCACGTAGATTATAAAAAGTGGAGTATATATCAAAAGGCAAGGGCTTTAGAAAATAAATGTTATAATCTTTGCACAATGGCATATTACGATGAAGAAAAAAGAAACAAATCATATGTTTTTGCTTTTGATGGTTTTGGGAAAAAACTTAGTTATAAAATATTAAACAAAAGAATAAGTAGTGATTATAATAATGATATGCCAAATGGTTTATATATGTTTGAGGTTGACAAGAAATCAAATACATTCGAAAAATTTAAGCTTGATAAAGCAGAAGACGATGAATTTTTAGATTCAAATTCTTCTATAAATAAAAAAATAGATATAAACTTGTCAAAAACAGACATTTTAAAACTACTGAATAATAAAAATAAAATCGATAATTGTTTATACTTAGTAAAAAAAGATAATCATAATTTAATTTTGTTAGACTTAAAAGAACATATGGTAGAAGAACCTATTTTGATAGAAAGTTTAATGTATAGTAAAAAATTAAAGGGTATCTCTAATAAAAAGTATATTATAATAAACAGATGGGATAAATTAGATGAAGATTATTACAAAAAGAAGTTATCTACTATATTAAAAGCAAGAGCAGCAGAAAACTTTTGCATAGTGATATTAATGAGTGATATAAAAGATGAGTGCATACAAGTAGGATTGAATAAAAATATTCAAATAGTAAAATGTGTAGCAGGAAAATATGGATTAGATTTATCCCGATCAACAGGGCCAGAATCTTTTTGGAAGAATGATGTAATAAAAGGAATTAAAAAGTGTTGGCGTGAGAAATATGAATTTCTAATAGACTACTTGAGAGACAATAAAAAACAAACAATTAAGATACGATAA
- the recR gene encoding recombination mediator RecR yields MNFYPAPLLKLIDEFNKFPGIGPKTAQRLAFFVLSMDEKEVETLSSAIVNAKKSIRYCSVCGNLTDNDPCIICRNQNRESSVICVVEETKDVLAMEKTREFNGLYHVLHGHISPLGGVGPDDIRIKELLSRINPDIKEVILATNPNVEGEATAMYIARLLKPLGVKVTRIAHGIPVGGDLEYADEVTLTKALEGRREI; encoded by the coding sequence TTGAATTTTTATCCCGCACCTTTACTAAAATTAATAGATGAATTTAATAAGTTTCCAGGGATAGGTCCGAAGACTGCACAGAGACTTGCCTTTTTTGTCCTTAGTATGGACGAAAAGGAAGTTGAGACATTGTCATCAGCAATAGTAAATGCTAAAAAAAGCATTAGATATTGCTCTGTTTGCGGCAATTTAACCGATAATGACCCTTGTATTATTTGTAGAAATCAAAACAGAGAAAGCAGCGTAATCTGTGTCGTTGAAGAAACTAAAGATGTTTTGGCAATGGAAAAGACAAGGGAGTTTAATGGGCTATATCATGTGCTTCATGGGCATATATCGCCTCTTGGAGGCGTGGGCCCTGATGATATAAGGATTAAAGAGTTATTGTCAAGAATTAATCCTGACATTAAAGAAGTTATTCTTGCTACAAACCCTAATGTTGAAGGCGAAGCTACTGCTATGTATATTGCAAGGCTTCTAAAACCATTGGGAGTTAAGGTTACAAGAATAGCCCACGGCATTCCTGTAGGCGGAGATTTGGAATATGCAGATGAAGTGACATTGACAAAGGCATTAGAAGGAAGAAGAGAGATTTAA
- a CDS encoding YbaB/EbfC family nucleoid-associated protein — translation MFKGGMPPMGGGFNNLLKQVQKVQKQIEEVKEELDNREFEASAGGGAIVAKVNGKKQLLDIQIKPEVVDADDVEMLQDLIIAAVNEAINKAEETVTSEMAKITGGLQMPGLF, via the coding sequence ATGTTTAAAGGTGGAATGCCACCAATGGGGGGCGGATTTAACAATTTATTAAAGCAGGTTCAAAAAGTTCAAAAGCAAATAGAAGAAGTTAAGGAAGAACTTGATAATAGAGAATTTGAAGCATCAGCAGGCGGCGGTGCAATTGTTGCTAAGGTTAATGGAAAGAAGCAACTTCTTGATATTCAAATCAAGCCAGAAGTTGTTGATGCAGACGATGTTGAGATGCTTCAGGATTTAATTATAGCTGCAGTTAATGAAGCTATTAATAAAGCAGAGGAGACTGTTACAAGCGAAATGGCAAAGATTACTGGTGGATTGCAGATGCCAGGCCTATTCTAA
- the dnaX gene encoding DNA polymerase III subunit gamma/tau, which produces MKIALYREWRPRNFDEVVGQEAIVKTLKNQINTNRISHAYLFSGTRGTGKTSTARIFAKAINCLNPQDANPCNECEICKEINKGTFLDFVELDAASNNRVENARDLIDTVSIPPTRAKYKVYLIDEVHMLSNHAFNALLKTLEEPPEYAIFILATTDPQKVPLTILSRCQRFNFKRIKKQEIKNRLQLILNELNVECDDNTLDLIAANSDGALRDALSLLDQLVSMMNGRLNYDDVLSLLGFASKEKIFKLIDLIVEKDVQSSIKLIDDIILEGKDVINFIGEMIEHLRNLLMVKVSKNPLEIIDASNDYINRLKLQAGKLRSEEIMRGINIFVEAENDAKTYMQPRIAIEMAIIKFCRIEYDVSLEVILNRVNKLEEMIKSGRINVEKVEALEKKTKPSAPEKVLEAEDKVIEKPIVEEAAVTSVTISLDEARIAWQDVLNYLKMNKKMSLASLLNLGDVTDVKSGEVVITFENKYSFSKKKIEEGDNKKHIVEAFSKVLKKPVRVRLNVLEEKNELDEGIKRAKELFGEDLVEVLE; this is translated from the coding sequence ATGAAAATTGCTCTATATAGGGAATGGAGGCCCAGAAATTTTGACGAGGTTGTGGGCCAGGAAGCCATAGTTAAAACTTTGAAAAATCAGATAAATACTAATAGAATATCTCATGCATATCTTTTTTCTGGAACAAGAGGGACGGGAAAAACGTCAACTGCAAGAATTTTTGCAAAGGCTATAAATTGTCTTAATCCTCAGGATGCAAACCCTTGCAATGAATGTGAAATTTGCAAAGAGATTAATAAAGGGACATTTCTTGACTTTGTTGAACTTGACGCTGCTTCTAATAATAGAGTTGAAAATGCAAGAGATTTGATTGATACAGTTTCAATTCCTCCGACAAGAGCAAAATACAAGGTTTATCTTATAGACGAAGTTCATATGCTCTCAAACCACGCATTTAATGCACTTTTGAAAACACTCGAGGAACCTCCAGAATACGCTATATTTATTTTGGCAACTACAGACCCTCAAAAGGTTCCATTGACCATTCTGTCAAGATGTCAGAGGTTTAATTTCAAAAGGATAAAAAAGCAGGAAATTAAGAACAGGCTGCAGTTAATTTTAAATGAATTAAATGTTGAATGTGATGATAATACATTAGACCTCATAGCTGCAAATTCCGATGGCGCTCTAAGGGATGCTCTGTCGCTTCTTGACCAGCTGGTTTCCATGATGAATGGAAGATTGAATTATGACGACGTTTTATCTTTACTTGGATTTGCATCAAAGGAAAAAATTTTTAAATTAATCGATTTAATAGTTGAAAAGGATGTTCAGTCATCGATTAAACTTATTGATGATATTATACTCGAAGGCAAAGACGTTATTAATTTTATAGGCGAAATGATTGAACATTTGAGAAATCTATTGATGGTTAAGGTATCTAAAAACCCGCTGGAGATTATCGATGCCTCAAATGATTATATAAACAGATTAAAGCTTCAGGCTGGAAAACTTAGAAGCGAAGAGATTATGAGGGGAATTAATATTTTCGTTGAGGCAGAAAACGATGCTAAAACATATATGCAGCCAAGGATTGCAATTGAGATGGCTATTATTAAATTTTGCAGAATTGAATACGATGTTTCCCTTGAGGTTATATTAAATAGAGTAAATAAATTAGAGGAAATGATTAAATCAGGAAGGATAAATGTCGAAAAGGTTGAAGCTTTAGAAAAGAAAACTAAGCCTTCAGCACCTGAAAAAGTTTTGGAAGCTGAAGACAAGGTTATAGAAAAGCCTATAGTTGAAGAGGCAGCTGTAACTTCAGTAACTATATCCTTAGATGAAGCGCGCATTGCTTGGCAGGATGTTTTAAATTATTTAAAGATGAACAAGAAGATGAGCCTTGCTTCTCTTTTAAATTTAGGGGATGTTACGGATGTTAAGTCCGGTGAAGTTGTAATAACGTTTGAAAATAAATATTCATTTTCAAAGAAAAAGATTGAAGAAGGGGATAATAAAAAGCATATAGTTGAGGCTTTTTCAAAGGTTCTAAAAAAACCTGTCAGGGTTAGATTGAATGTTTTAGAGGAAAAGAATGAACTTGATGAAGGTATTAAAAGGGCCAAGGAGTTATTTGGTGAAGACTTAGTAGAAGTTTTAGAGTAG